CTGGTGGCTGGTTATCGGTATTTCCGAAGAACCAACCACCAATCACCAATCACCAATCACTCTTCCACACTGCCCCCGGCCGCCACGATCTTCTCGCGCGCCGATGCACTCATTTTCACGCCGCGCACGGTGACGGGCTTCGGCACCTTGCCGTTCGCGAGCAGCTTGATCTTGCCGTGATTGCGCCTAACGAGTCCGGCCTCGGCAAGCGACTCCGGCGTCACGTCGCCACTCACCTTCGCGAGATCGTCGAGGCGGATCACCTCGGCATCCTCGCGGAAGGGATTGGTGAAGCCGCGCTTCGGCAAGCGACGCGTGATCGGCATCTGGCCGCCCTCGAAGGCCGGCTTTCCGCCGCCCGGACCGTGATGTCCCGAACGCGCCTTGATGCCCTTGTTGCCCTTGCCGGACGTCTTGCCCTTTCCGGAGCCCGGACCGCGACCGATGCGCTTCCGCTCGCGATGCGACCGGGGAGCCGCCACCAGATTGTGCAGCCCGATCTTCTCGACCTTCTCCGCCTTTTCTACAGTCTTAGCCACAGTTGCCCTCACTCTTCGACGACGGTCACCTGCACGAGGTGCCGCACTTGCTTGAGCTGCCCCACGAGTGCGGGGTGAATGTCCTTCACGACCTCATGCTGATGATGACGCAGCCCGATCGCCTCGAGCGTCGCGCGCATCCGCCAGGAATGACCGATGCCGCTGCGGACCTGCTTGACGCGAACCTGGCCCTTCTCCGGCAACCGAAGGCTCGGTGTCTTTTTTGGACCGCGCGTCCGGTGCCAAACGAATGTGCGCGGCATTAGACCGCCTCCTTTGACTTCGCACGCGAACGGTACTGAATACTCGACACCTCGATACCGCGCTCACGGGCCACCTGTTCCACCGTCGTC
This is a stretch of genomic DNA from Gemmatimonadaceae bacterium. It encodes these proteins:
- the rpmD gene encoding 50S ribosomal protein L30 — encoded protein: MPRTFVWHRTRGPKKTPSLRLPEKGQVRVKQVRSGIGHSWRMRATLEAIGLRHHQHEVVKDIHPALVGQLKQVRHLVQVTVVEE
- the rplO gene encoding 50S ribosomal protein L15; the protein is MGLHNLVAAPRSHRERKRIGRGPGSGKGKTSGKGNKGIKARSGHHGPGGGKPAFEGGQMPITRRLPKRGFTNPFREDAEVIRLDDLAKVSGDVTPESLAEAGLVRRNHGKIKLLANGKVPKPVTVRGVKMSASAREKIVAAGGSVEE